One genomic segment of Burkholderiaceae bacterium includes these proteins:
- a CDS encoding histidine kinase, with product MRLDVCIKNRVLASIRSAQAAIFSIVTLMLAAALLALAGCAPTAVGPAPAHLTQAQLWHSPSTDWAPPDSLAQAGDGVLDAATAWHTVALPHTQPRAVASTLADAQAAPEVSWFRLQVPAAALAATPQGPRLYLPRWQTLGTLAVYGNGRLLWQSRGDGRVWNSFNRPVWIDLGGVAPPGQPLALHLRMASQRDAGGALSTLWAGPAEALKLSWRARTLAQADLVAFSRGSYLVIGVFALGLWLLRRRRDERLYLLFFLMSVFQLLSTLHYLVDNEGFGITDDWFAWLTYVLGALGANLCSFFFLCVINRLRLPRLAWAMVLYALVLTLATLPGLGLPLGTALPLARMALAPPALVVIGIGVWGALRTRSWSSALLAGWLLLSLPIGIHDLRLQSYQGNLEDIYYTPYVYVGLFAMFLLIAYTRYVRALDVAAQAQATLARRLAERERELAASHARLRQVEREQTLMAERQRLMREMHDGVGSSLMSALRWVEQGRPGEVDVAQVLRESIDDLKISIDSLEPVDADLLALLAGLRFRLAPRLEGAGLVLHWQVQEVPPLPWLDAQNALHVLRIVQEVLANIVKHSGARAITLRTAPAERDGAPGVQVQVQDDGRPFAPPPPGTRQPGRKGLGNVQARAQALGAHVDWAPQPGGGTVFTLWLPLQGPGERADDSGFLITRPPPDAGQ from the coding sequence ATGCGACTTGACGTTTGTATAAAAAACAGGGTCCTGGCCAGCATCCGCAGTGCGCAGGCAGCTATATTTTCAATAGTAACCCTGATGCTGGCGGCGGCCTTGCTGGCGCTCGCGGGCTGCGCGCCCACGGCCGTGGGGCCGGCGCCGGCGCACCTGACGCAGGCCCAGCTGTGGCACTCGCCCTCGACCGACTGGGCGCCGCCGGACTCGCTGGCGCAGGCGGGCGACGGCGTGCTGGACGCGGCCACCGCCTGGCACACGGTGGCTCTGCCGCACACGCAGCCGCGCGCGGTGGCCAGCACCCTGGCCGACGCGCAGGCCGCGCCCGAGGTGTCGTGGTTTCGCCTGCAGGTGCCGGCCGCCGCGCTGGCGGCCACGCCCCAGGGGCCGCGGCTGTACCTGCCGCGCTGGCAGACGCTGGGCACGCTGGCGGTGTACGGCAACGGGCGGCTGCTGTGGCAGTCGCGCGGCGACGGGCGGGTGTGGAACAGCTTCAACCGCCCGGTGTGGATCGACCTGGGCGGCGTGGCGCCGCCGGGCCAGCCGCTGGCGCTGCACCTGCGCATGGCCAGCCAGCGCGACGCGGGCGGCGCGCTGAGCACGCTGTGGGCGGGGCCGGCCGAGGCGCTCAAGCTGTCCTGGCGCGCGCGCACGCTGGCGCAGGCCGACCTGGTGGCGTTCTCGCGCGGCTCGTACCTGGTGATCGGCGTGTTTGCTTTGGGGCTCTGGCTGCTGCGGCGCCGGCGCGACGAGCGCCTGTACCTGCTGTTTTTTTTGATGTCGGTGTTCCAGCTGCTGTCCACGCTGCACTACCTGGTGGACAACGAAGGCTTCGGCATCACCGACGACTGGTTTGCCTGGCTCACCTACGTGCTGGGCGCGCTGGGCGCCAACCTGTGCTCGTTTTTCTTTCTGTGCGTCATCAACCGGCTGCGGCTGCCGCGGCTGGCCTGGGCCATGGTGCTGTATGCGCTGGTGCTGACGCTGGCCACGCTGCCGGGGCTGGGGCTGCCGCTGGGCACCGCGCTGCCGCTGGCGCGCATGGCGCTGGCGCCGCCGGCGCTGGTGGTGATCGGCATCGGCGTGTGGGGGGCGCTGCGCACCCGCTCGTGGTCCAGCGCGCTGCTGGCCGGCTGGCTGCTGCTGTCGCTGCCCATCGGCATCCACGACCTGCGGCTGCAAAGCTACCAGGGCAACCTGGAAGACATCTACTACACGCCGTATGTCTACGTCGGCCTGTTCGCGATGTTCCTGCTGATCGCCTACACGCGCTACGTGCGGGCGCTGGACGTGGCCGCGCAGGCCCAGGCCACGCTGGCGCGGCGCCTGGCCGAGCGCGAGCGTGAGCTGGCCGCCAGCCACGCGCGCCTGCGCCAGGTGGAGCGCGAGCAGACGCTGATGGCCGAGCGCCAGCGCCTGATGCGCGAGATGCACGACGGCGTGGGCTCCTCGCTGATGAGCGCGCTGCGCTGGGTCGAGCAGGGCCGCCCGGGCGAGGTGGACGTGGCGCAGGTGCTGCGCGAGAGCATCGACGATTTGAAGATCTCCATCGACTCGCTGGAGCCGGTGGACGCCGACCTGCTGGCGCTGCTGGCCGGCCTGCGCTTTCGGCTGGCGCCGCGCCTGGAGGGCGCCGGCCTGGTGCTGCACTGGCAGGTGCAGGAGGTGCCGCCCCTGCCCTGGCTGGACGCGCAAAACGCGCTGCACGTGCTGCGCATCGTGCAGGAGGTGCTGGCCAACATCGTCAAGCACAGCGGCGCGCGGGCCATCACGCTGCGCACGGCGCCGGCCGAGCGCGACGGCGCGCCCGGCGTGCAGGTGCAGGTGCAGGACGACGGCCGCCCCTTTGCCCCGCCCCCGCCCGGCACGCGCCAGCCCGGCCGCAAGGGCCTGGGCAACGTGCAGGCGCGCGCGCAGGCCCTGGGCGCGCACGTGGACTGGGCGCCGCAGCCCGGCGGCGGCACGGTGTTCACGCTGTGGCTGCCCTTGCAGGGGCCGGGCGAGCGGGCCGACGACAGCGGCTTTCTGATCACCCGGCCGCCGCCGGATGCGGGCCAATGA
- a CDS encoding response regulator transcription factor, with translation MPTAPPTAPEPARPAPAAEGMAVAVVEDDAACREGLALAIGSAPDMRLAWVAATHAQALARLPGAPLDVLLVDLGLPDGSGLDVIAHARRHWPACAPMVCTIFGDEAHVLAAIQAGAMGYLLKDATPETVVQEVRSLHAGGSPINPLVARKLLLHARLADAPPPGVGTAAPAPDGLPPLSAREMAVLRLVSRGHTLVEVAQALDVSQHTARTFVRRIYAKLQVKSRAAAVREAARQGLLDAT, from the coding sequence ATGCCGACCGCCCCGCCAACCGCCCCCGAGCCCGCTCGCCCCGCGCCGGCCGCCGAGGGCATGGCGGTGGCCGTGGTGGAAGACGATGCCGCCTGCCGCGAGGGGTTGGCGCTGGCCATCGGGTCGGCGCCGGACATGCGCCTGGCCTGGGTGGCCGCCACCCACGCGCAGGCGCTGGCGCGGCTGCCCGGCGCGCCGCTGGACGTGCTGCTGGTGGACCTGGGCCTGCCCGACGGCAGCGGGCTGGACGTGATTGCCCATGCGCGCCGGCACTGGCCGGCCTGCGCGCCCATGGTGTGCACCATCTTCGGCGACGAGGCGCACGTGCTGGCCGCCATCCAGGCCGGCGCCATGGGCTACCTGCTGAAGGACGCGACGCCCGAGACCGTGGTGCAGGAGGTGCGCAGCCTGCACGCCGGCGGCAGCCCGATCAACCCGCTGGTGGCGCGCAAGCTGCTGCTGCACGCGCGGCTGGCCGACGCGCCACCGCCGGGCGTGGGCACGGCGGCGCCCGCCCCCGACGGCCTGCCGCCGCTGTCGGCGCGCGAGATGGCGGTGCTGCGCCTGGTGTCGCGCGGACACACGCTGGTGGAGGTGGCGCAGGCGCTGGACGTGTCGCAGCACACCGCGCGCACCTTCGTGCGGCGCATCTACGCCAAGCTGCAGGTCAAGTCGCGCGCGGCGGCGGTGCGGGAGGCGGCGCGGCAAGGGCTGCTCGATGCGACTTGA
- a CDS encoding phage tail protein — protein MHAPQTLPGRSIHTRTPWRAALAGLLLAAAHLPAAHAQTEPFMGQLMLVASSYCPKDWLEANGQMLSISDNPALYSLLGTSYGGNGQSTFALPDLRGRVPVGQGTGPGLSPVVRGQSGGTETVTLFTSQLPPHTHALQASSQPATHAAPANDRALAVTQNAGSYVQGSADTALAANSIGATGGGQPVPIRNPYLGMRWCINVFGVYPSQP, from the coding sequence ATGCACGCACCCCAAACCCTGCCGGGCCGCTCCATCCACACCCGCACCCCCTGGCGCGCGGCGCTGGCCGGCCTGCTGCTGGCCGCGGCCCACCTGCCGGCGGCGCACGCCCAGACCGAACCCTTCATGGGCCAGCTGATGCTGGTCGCCAGTAGCTACTGCCCAAAGGACTGGCTGGAGGCCAATGGACAAATGCTGTCGATCTCGGATAACCCGGCCCTGTACTCACTGCTCGGCACCAGCTACGGCGGCAATGGGCAGAGCACCTTTGCCTTGCCGGACCTGCGCGGCCGGGTGCCGGTGGGACAAGGCACGGGCCCGGGCCTGTCACCGGTGGTGCGGGGCCAAAGCGGCGGCACGGAAACCGTCACCTTGTTCACATCCCAGTTGCCGCCGCACACCCATGCGCTGCAGGCCAGCAGCCAGCCGGCCACGCATGCGGCACCGGCCAACGACCGCGCCCTGGCCGTGACCCAGAACGCCGGCAGCTACGTGCAAGGCTCTGCGGACACGGCGCTGGCGGCAAACAGCATCGGCGCGACAGGCGGAGGGCAGCCGGTTCCCATCCGCAACCCCTACCTGGGCATGCGCTGGTGCATTAATGTGTTCGGCGTCTATCCAAGCCAGCCATGA
- a CDS encoding AAA family ATPase, translating to MPVLTPPPRASAEAATARLVDGLQRRLQAEHPGGAVRRIETHISWLLLAGPHAYKLKKPLTLDFLDFGTPEQRRAACEEELRINRRSAPDLYLQVLPVTGTPDAPRLGGDARGAIDWAVHMRRFPDDALLSERAARGQLGPEPIDALAREVAAFQAQAAVAAANSPWGRPDELAQRAQDNFAPLAALLAGTELAETLQHLKQWTQAEYGRLAPLMAQRRAAGRVREGHGDLHLGNLLWLDGRARLFDAIEFNPQLRWIDTACDIAFVFMDLHAHGLAPLAWRFLNRWLECSGDFGAVARLPWDASYRALVRAKVAALRAGQGGGAQALADAQRHVRLAARLAAPRRPWLGLTMGVSGSGKSSQTQALIEQRALVRLRADVERKRLFGLAPEASSAGVPGGIYGEDASERVFAHLLGVARTLLQAGQPVLVDATFIRRARRRPFIALAQALDMPWRILAFDAPEPVLRERVRQRHAGGGDASEADLAVLQDQLAQREPLLADEAAQALRIDTRDAVDWQAWDAALPPG from the coding sequence ATGCCCGTCCTGACTCCACCGCCCCGCGCCAGCGCCGAGGCCGCCACGGCCCGCCTGGTGGACGGCCTGCAGCGCCGCTTGCAGGCCGAGCACCCGGGCGGCGCGGTGCGGCGCATCGAGACGCACATCTCCTGGCTGCTGCTGGCCGGCCCGCACGCCTACAAGCTGAAAAAGCCCCTCACGCTCGACTTTCTGGACTTCGGCACGCCCGAGCAGCGCCGCGCGGCGTGCGAGGAGGAGCTGCGCATCAACCGCCGCAGCGCGCCCGATCTGTACCTGCAGGTGCTGCCCGTCACCGGCACGCCCGATGCGCCGCGCCTGGGCGGCGACGCGCGAGGCGCCATCGACTGGGCGGTGCACATGCGCCGCTTTCCCGACGACGCGCTGCTGTCCGAACGTGCCGCGCGCGGCCAGCTGGGCCCCGAGCCCATCGACGCGCTGGCGCGCGAGGTGGCCGCCTTCCAGGCCCAGGCCGCGGTGGCCGCGGCCAACAGCCCCTGGGGCCGCCCGGACGAGCTGGCGCAGCGGGCGCAGGACAACTTCGCCCCCCTGGCCGCCCTGCTGGCCGGCACCGAGCTGGCCGAGACGCTACAACATCTGAAGCAATGGACGCAGGCGGAATACGGGCGACTGGCCCCTTTGATGGCCCAGCGCCGCGCCGCCGGCCGGGTGCGCGAGGGCCATGGCGACCTGCACCTGGGCAACCTGCTGTGGCTGGACGGCCGCGCGCGCCTGTTCGACGCCATCGAGTTCAACCCGCAGCTGCGCTGGATCGACACCGCCTGCGACATCGCGTTCGTGTTCATGGACCTGCACGCGCACGGGCTGGCGCCGCTGGCCTGGCGCTTTCTCAACCGCTGGCTGGAGTGCAGCGGCGACTTCGGCGCCGTGGCCCGCCTGCCCTGGGACGCCAGCTACCGCGCCCTGGTGCGCGCCAAGGTGGCCGCGCTGCGGGCCGGGCAAGGCGGCGGCGCCCAGGCCCTGGCCGACGCGCAGCGCCACGTGCGCCTGGCCGCCCGGCTGGCCGCGCCGCGCCGCCCCTGGCTGGGGCTGACCATGGGCGTCAGCGGCTCGGGCAAGAGCAGCCAGACGCAGGCCCTGATCGAGCAGCGCGCCCTGGTGCGCCTGCGCGCCGACGTGGAGCGCAAGCGCCTGTTCGGCCTGGCGCCCGAGGCCAGCAGCGCCGGCGTGCCGGGCGGCATCTACGGCGAGGACGCCAGCGAGCGCGTGTTCGCCCACCTGCTGGGCGTGGCGCGCACGCTGCTGCAGGCCGGCCAGCCAGTGCTGGTGGACGCCACCTTCATCCGCCGCGCGCGGCGCAGGCCCTTCATCGCGCTGGCCCAGGCGCTGGATATGCCCTGGCGCATCCTGGCCTTCGACGCGCCCGAGCCCGTGCTGCGCGAGCGCGTGCGCCAGCGCCACGCCGGCGGCGGCGATGCGTCCGAGGCCGACCTGGCGGTGCTGCAGGACCAGCTGGCCCAGCGCGAGCCTTTGTTAGCCGACGAGGCCGCGCAGGCGCTGCGCATCGACACCCGGGATGCCGTCGACTGGCAGGCCTGGGACGCGGCCCTGCCGCCGGGTTGA
- a CDS encoding IPTL-CTERM sorting domain-containing protein yields MRKTILPRLVPLLAALALAGPLHAATLTVINGADSGAGSLRQALVDAAAGDVIVFASGVTQVLLDSPLEIDRNLSINGPGVTLDGQLKGRVLHVAAGASATLQGLTITRGLLAGKGIDWNGSADSGSSWGAGIRNDGALVLDGVQVVGNYATGGGGGGGEFYGGGGGGGGVRVSVGGTWLYGAGGTGGVGYPSYVGGAGGTDSPAGGSGVSNENGGSGSNGGGAGGGGISGSGGGGGWGGGGGGGGWWGAGGGGYGGGGGYGFGGGGSDGTNGGSSASDEFGAGGAGGGPGAGGDAVGYGGGFGGGGGYATLAGVWVGGGGGAAGNSGSDGGAAAGGIYNASGATLTILGAGCAVGANLAAGGGGPGYRGGGQAVGGLWNDGTLGITAACLAAVSGNAAGAGRNGQGTGPAASDNDLRGPAAAVLDLSVAVSGAGSVSAGATPTPFSGGINTCTSAGGAACTATYLETTPAGNVTLAASAAPGQILAQWGGACSGSAPDCTVAMDQARAVTAQFVPVVTTFSGTTVPPSGAGGPATAQFTGGGPACRFDLAATAFIAAPAPPPQGQRLPQGMFQFKLIGCDSTPVSMSIAWPRPVGNLIKWGVASTGAAPSYFAPEGLNVSGNTSTFTVTDGQKGDDDWVVNGTIVDPVGPIVSTEVAPIPALGPWALALLGLLAAGFGLGGLRRRPA; encoded by the coding sequence ATGAGAAAAACGATCCTGCCGCGCCTCGTCCCCCTGCTGGCCGCGCTGGCCCTGGCCGGCCCGCTGCACGCGGCCACGCTCACCGTCATCAACGGCGCCGACAGCGGCGCGGGCAGCCTGCGCCAGGCGCTGGTCGATGCGGCCGCGGGCGACGTCATCGTCTTTGCCAGCGGCGTCACCCAGGTCCTGCTGGACAGTCCACTGGAGATCGACAGGAACCTGAGCATCAACGGCCCCGGCGTCACGCTGGACGGCCAGCTCAAGGGCCGCGTGCTGCACGTGGCCGCCGGCGCCAGCGCCACCCTGCAGGGCCTGACCATCACCCGCGGCCTGCTGGCCGGCAAGGGCATCGACTGGAACGGCAGCGCCGACTCCGGCTCGTCCTGGGGCGCGGGCATCCGTAACGACGGCGCGCTGGTGCTCGACGGGGTTCAGGTGGTGGGCAACTACGCCACGGGGGGCGGTGGGGGCGGCGGCGAGTTTTATGGCGGTGGCGGTGGCGGTGGCGGGGTGCGAGTGTCGGTGGGTGGGACGTGGTTGTATGGCGCGGGAGGGACGGGTGGCGTTGGTTACCCTAGCTATGTAGGAGGCGCTGGCGGCACCGACAGCCCGGCAGGCGGCAGCGGTGTCAGTAACGAAAATGGTGGCTCCGGAAGCAATGGCGGCGGTGCGGGCGGTGGCGGCATCAGTGGCAGTGGCGGTGGCGGTGGTTGGGGTGGTGGTGGCGGTGGCGGTGGGTGGTGGGGTGCCGGTGGCGGAGGTTATGGGGGTGGTGGCGGTTATGGTTTTGGGGGTGGAGGCAGCGATGGGACCAATGGTGGTAGCAGTGCCAGCGACGAGTTCGGAGCAGGCGGTGCCGGCGGCGGGCCCGGAGCTGGGGGTGACGCGGTGGGATACGGTGGAGGTTTCGGTGGCGGCGGCGGTTACGCCACGCTGGCCGGCGTGTGGGTGGGCGGCGGCGGCGGCGCGGCGGGCAACAGCGGCAGCGACGGCGGCGCGGCGGCCGGCGGCATCTACAACGCGTCGGGCGCCACGTTGACCATTCTGGGTGCCGGCTGCGCCGTCGGCGCCAACCTGGCGGCCGGCGGCGGCGGCCCGGGGTACCGTGGCGGCGGCCAGGCCGTGGGCGGGCTGTGGAACGATGGCACGCTGGGCATCACGGCGGCCTGTCTGGCCGCCGTCAGCGGCAACGCGGCGGGGGCCGGGCGCAACGGCCAGGGCACGGGGCCGGCCGCTTCAGACAACGACCTGCGCGGCCCGGCCGCGGCCGTGCTGGATTTGAGCGTCGCCGTCAGCGGCGCAGGCAGCGTCTCGGCCGGGGCCACGCCAACACCCTTCAGCGGCGGCATCAACACCTGCACCAGCGCGGGCGGCGCGGCTTGCACGGCAACCTATCTGGAGACCACGCCGGCCGGCAACGTCACCCTTGCCGCCAGCGCGGCGCCCGGGCAGATCTTGGCGCAATGGGGCGGCGCCTGCAGCGGCAGCGCGCCCGATTGCACCGTCGCCATGGACCAGGCGCGTGCCGTGACGGCCCAGTTCGTGCCGGTCGTCACCACCTTCAGCGGCACCACCGTGCCCCCCAGCGGCGCGGGCGGGCCGGCCACGGCGCAGTTCACGGGCGGCGGGCCGGCCTGCCGGTTCGACCTGGCTGCCACCGCCTTCATCGCCGCGCCTGCGCCGCCGCCGCAGGGACAAAGGCTGCCGCAGGGCATGTTCCAGTTCAAGCTGATCGGCTGCGACAGCACGCCGGTGAGCATGAGCATCGCCTGGCCGCGGCCGGTGGGCAACCTCATCAAGTGGGGCGTGGCAAGCACGGGCGCGGCGCCCAGCTATTTCGCGCCGGAAGGCCTGAACGTGAGCGGCAACACCAGCACCTTCACCGTGACCGACGGGCAAAAGGGCGACGACGACTGGGTGGTGAACGGCACCATCGTCGACCCGGTGGGGCCGATCGTCAGCACCGAGGTGGCGCCGATCCCGGCGCTGGGCCCTTGGGCGCTGGCGCTGCTGGGCCTGCTGGCGGCCGGTTTCGGGCTGGGGGGCCTGCGGCGGCGGCCTGCTTGA
- the argE gene encoding acetylornithine deacetylase, whose amino-acid sequence MTTPAWLERLVAIDTTSRNSNLGLIETVRDALAGHGLAPWLAANAEGSKANLFCTLPAQDGQTQGGIVLSGHTDVVPVDGQDWTSDPFRLTDKGDGRLYGRGSCDMKGFIASSLALVPQALAMPRKKPLHLAFSYDEELGCLGAPVMLRELQARGIRADGCVVGEPTSMKPVVAHKGGYFFHCRVHGRAAHSSLTPQGCNAIEYAARLICHIRDLADAWRTQGPYDEAFDVPYSTITTNLIAGGIAANTVPESCTFSFDFRHLPGHGAEDIQADVRRYVDQQLLPRMRREYAGARIDIECGASVAALDASEQAAITTLVRALTDDRGVRKVAYGTEAGQFTQAGIPAVLCGPGSIEQAHKADEWVELEQLAQCDRFLRRIAESLC is encoded by the coding sequence ATGACCACCCCAGCCTGGCTCGAGCGCCTGGTCGCCATCGACACCACCAGCCGCAACTCCAACCTGGGCCTGATCGAGACCGTGCGCGACGCGCTGGCCGGCCACGGCCTGGCGCCCTGGCTGGCCGCCAACGCCGAAGGCAGCAAGGCCAACCTGTTTTGCACCCTGCCCGCGCAGGACGGGCAGACGCAGGGCGGCATCGTGCTGTCGGGCCACACCGACGTGGTGCCGGTCGACGGCCAGGACTGGACGAGCGACCCCTTCAGGCTGACCGACAAGGGCGACGGCCGCCTGTACGGGCGCGGCAGCTGCGACATGAAGGGCTTCATCGCCAGCAGCCTGGCCCTGGTGCCGCAGGCGCTGGCCATGCCGCGCAAAAAGCCGCTGCACCTGGCCTTCTCGTACGACGAGGAGCTGGGCTGCCTGGGCGCGCCCGTCATGCTGCGCGAGCTGCAGGCGCGCGGCATCCGCGCCGACGGCTGCGTGGTGGGCGAGCCCACGTCGATGAAGCCCGTGGTGGCGCACAAAGGCGGCTACTTCTTCCACTGCAGGGTGCACGGCAGGGCGGCGCATTCCTCGCTCACGCCGCAGGGCTGCAACGCCATCGAATACGCCGCGCGGCTGATCTGCCACATCCGCGACCTGGCCGACGCCTGGCGCACCCAGGGCCCGTACGACGAGGCCTTCGACGTGCCGTACAGCACCATCACCACCAACCTGATCGCCGGCGGCATCGCCGCCAACACCGTGCCCGAGTCGTGCACCTTCAGCTTCGACTTTCGCCACCTGCCCGGCCACGGCGCCGAGGACATCCAGGCCGACGTGCGGCGCTACGTCGACCAACAGCTGCTGCCGCGCATGCGGCGCGAATACGCCGGCGCGCGCATCGACATCGAATGCGGCGCCTCCGTGGCCGCGCTGGACGCCAGCGAGCAGGCCGCCATCACCACCCTGGTGCGCGCCCTCACCGACGACCGCGGCGTGCGCAAGGTGGCCTACGGCACCGAGGCCGGCCAGTTCACCCAGGCCGGCATCCCCGCCGTGCTGTGCGGCCCCGGCTCCATCGAGCAGGCGCACAAGGCCGACGAATGGGTCGAGCTGGAGCAGCTGGCGCAGTGCGACCGCTTCTTGCGGCGGATCGCCGAGTCGCTCTGCTGA
- the htpX gene encoding protease HtpX yields the protein MKRIALFVLTNLAVMVVVGIVTSLLGVGRYTGTNTVQLMIFSLVVGFSGAIVSLLMSKTAAKWSMGVQVIETPRNADEAWLVETVRGFADKAHIGMPEVGIYEGEPNAFATGAFKNSALVAVSTGLLRGMTREEVEAVLGHEMAHVANGDMVTMALIQGVMNTFVMFASRVIGSLVDGFLRRGDDRSGPGVGYYVVSMVLQIVFGFLAGIVVAWFSRQREFRADAGSAQLMGNPRNMIAALQRLGGMHAEGAEMPKNLAAMGIAGSIGELFATHPPMEQRIAALQALGR from the coding sequence ATGAAGCGCATTGCATTGTTCGTGCTGACCAACCTGGCCGTGATGGTGGTGGTGGGCATCGTCACCAGCCTGCTGGGCGTGGGCCGCTACACCGGCACCAACACCGTGCAGCTGATGATCTTCTCGCTCGTCGTCGGCTTCTCGGGCGCCATCGTGTCGCTGCTGATGAGCAAGACCGCGGCCAAATGGAGCATGGGCGTGCAGGTCATCGAGACGCCGCGCAATGCCGACGAAGCCTGGCTGGTGGAGACGGTGCGCGGCTTTGCCGACAAGGCCCACATCGGCATGCCCGAGGTGGGCATCTACGAGGGCGAGCCCAACGCCTTTGCCACCGGCGCGTTCAAGAACTCGGCCCTGGTGGCCGTGTCCACGGGCCTCTTGCGCGGCATGACGCGCGAGGAGGTGGAGGCCGTGCTGGGCCACGAGATGGCCCACGTGGCCAACGGCGACATGGTGACCATGGCGCTGATCCAGGGCGTGATGAACACCTTCGTGATGTTTGCCAGCCGCGTGATCGGCTCGCTGGTGGACGGCTTTCTGCGCCGGGGCGACGACCGCAGCGGGCCGGGCGTCGGCTACTACGTCGTGTCCATGGTGCTGCAGATCGTGTTCGGCTTTCTGGCCGGCATCGTGGTGGCGTGGTTCTCGCGCCAGCGCGAGTTTCGCGCCGACGCCGGCTCGGCCCAGCTGATGGGCAACCCGCGCAACATGATCGCCGCGCTGCAGCGCCTGGGCGGCATGCACGCCGAGGGCGCCGAGATGCCCAAGAACCTGGCGGCCATGGGCATTGCCGGCAGCATCGGCGAGCTGTTTGCCACCCACCCGCCGATGGAGCAGCGCATCGCGGCGCTGCAGGCCTTGGGGCGCTGA
- the cysK gene encoding cysteine synthase A: MKYDNILQTIGRTPEVRINRLYGPTAQVWIKCERANPGGSLKDRIALAMVEVAEKSGALKPGGTIIEPTSGNTGVGLAMVAAVKGYKIVLVMPDSMSIERRRVMLAYGATFDLTPKEKGMNGAIARAQELAAQTPNSWIPQQFDNPANADVHERTTAQEILQDFPEGLDVLITGVGTGGHLTGCARLLKAQWPKLKVFAVEPSASAVISGGAPGPHTIQGLGAGFIPKNLETGRLDGVITVDNDEAREWGRRSAREEGLLVGISSGATLAAIAKKLPELPAGARVLGFNYDTGERYLSVEGYLPA, encoded by the coding sequence ATGAAATACGACAACATCCTGCAGACCATCGGCCGCACGCCCGAGGTGCGCATCAACCGCCTGTACGGCCCCACCGCCCAGGTGTGGATCAAGTGCGAGCGCGCCAACCCGGGCGGCTCGCTGAAGGACCGCATCGCGCTGGCGATGGTGGAGGTGGCCGAAAAGAGCGGTGCGCTCAAGCCCGGCGGCACCATCATCGAGCCCACCAGCGGCAACACCGGCGTGGGCCTGGCCATGGTGGCCGCCGTCAAGGGCTACAAGATCGTGCTGGTGATGCCCGACAGCATGAGCATCGAGCGCCGCCGCGTGATGCTGGCCTACGGCGCCACGTTCGACCTGACGCCCAAGGAGAAGGGCATGAACGGCGCCATCGCCCGCGCGCAGGAGCTGGCGGCGCAAACGCCCAACAGCTGGATCCCGCAGCAGTTCGACAACCCGGCCAACGCCGACGTGCACGAGCGCACCACGGCGCAGGAAATCCTGCAGGACTTTCCCGAAGGCCTGGACGTGCTGATCACCGGCGTGGGCACGGGCGGGCACCTGACGGGCTGCGCGCGCCTGCTGAAGGCCCAATGGCCCAAGCTGAAGGTGTTTGCGGTGGAGCCCAGCGCCTCGGCCGTCATCAGCGGCGGCGCGCCGGGCCCGCACACCATCCAGGGCCTGGGCGCGGGCTTCATCCCCAAGAACCTGGAAACCGGGCGGCTGGACGGCGTGATCACCGTGGACAACGACGAGGCGCGCGAATGGGGCCGCCGCAGCGCGCGCGAGGAAGGCCTGCTGGTGGGCATCAGCAGCGGCGCCACGCTGGCGGCCATCGCCAAGAAGCTGCCCGAGCTGCCTGCCGGCGCCCGCGTGCTGGGCTTCAACTACGACACGGGCGAGCGCTACCTGTCGGTCGAGGGCTATTTGCCCGCCTGA